From a single Planococcus shenhongbingii genomic region:
- a CDS encoding LTA synthase family protein codes for MNSAKAVPYLLLFLFLFIKVSAFRMLIFDTKSIGHIAFVEFPVWALLLAIGLLIFKKHRWLTVWIYSFLVSGIFFAVTLYSRYYTTIPSYYDLQQTTQSSTVGTTILLLINPLDFLFFSDLILLAIIGRRWRRLPRTNALKYAVIGFLVISAITTAYAIKQPIIDISYFAKENGYAQSQLVQMYQQTTEKAHASSTELSPKKLEELKGNEFIPVHSHENFGLAEGRHLFVVQVESMQNFVVGKSLAGQEITPNINALLDESAYFSNVFQQIGAGTTSDAEWIANTGLYTEGMVPIVNQLNGDKVPSLANALKDKGYGSATYHADDIEFWNRDVLYPALGFDEVFSIEDMPDIKQVGFGPADEVLFDFALDELPRQLKTYDRIYSNIVMMTSHTPFLMPEKMQYLNLPKEYEDTHVGNYLQAVRYADEQVGVFIQELKDQGLFDESLIVIFGDHSGIHGSPLSLEDEVLLNDFLGHPYSLKERYTVPLVMTGGGLFEGTEMKRLGGQVDIMPTVLALLGIEYDHPLMGHNLFQYEKNLLGMRYYMPGGSFIQSEQLYKAPGAKLPDMLYDLKTMEKRGKNSETKKHIRDVQVILEYGDSLLKPYIQD; via the coding sequence ATGAACTCAGCAAAGGCAGTTCCCTATCTATTGCTCTTTCTCTTCCTGTTCATCAAAGTAAGTGCGTTTCGAATGCTGATCTTTGACACGAAGTCCATCGGGCATATTGCTTTTGTCGAGTTTCCGGTATGGGCACTCCTTTTGGCGATAGGACTTTTGATTTTTAAAAAGCATAGATGGCTTACCGTTTGGATCTACAGTTTTCTTGTCTCCGGCATTTTCTTTGCAGTGACGTTATACAGCCGCTATTATACGACTATCCCCTCCTATTACGATTTGCAGCAGACAACGCAGTCAAGTACGGTGGGAACAACGATTCTGCTATTGATCAACCCCCTGGATTTTTTATTTTTCTCAGACCTGATTCTGCTGGCTATTATAGGGCGCAGATGGCGCAGGCTGCCACGGACGAATGCACTCAAATACGCTGTCATCGGATTTTTAGTTATCAGCGCCATTACAACCGCCTATGCAATCAAACAGCCAATTATAGACATTTCATATTTTGCAAAAGAAAATGGGTATGCACAATCTCAGCTTGTTCAAATGTATCAGCAGACAACTGAAAAAGCTCATGCCTCTTCAACAGAACTGTCCCCCAAAAAACTGGAAGAATTAAAAGGGAATGAATTCATCCCAGTTCACAGCCATGAAAATTTCGGGTTAGCAGAAGGCCGCCATTTATTTGTCGTGCAAGTTGAATCAATGCAAAATTTTGTGGTCGGGAAATCATTGGCTGGGCAGGAAATCACTCCGAACATCAACGCTTTGTTGGATGAAAGCGCTTATTTCTCCAATGTTTTTCAACAAATTGGCGCCGGCACAACTTCTGACGCCGAATGGATTGCCAACACCGGGTTATACACTGAAGGAATGGTGCCAATCGTAAATCAGCTGAACGGCGATAAAGTGCCTTCACTCGCTAATGCACTTAAAGATAAGGGCTATGGTTCCGCTACTTATCATGCTGATGATATAGAGTTCTGGAACCGGGATGTACTGTATCCTGCTCTTGGGTTTGATGAAGTGTTTTCGATTGAAGATATGCCGGACATCAAACAAGTCGGTTTTGGACCTGCAGATGAAGTATTGTTTGATTTTGCCCTTGACGAACTTCCGCGTCAATTAAAAACCTACGACCGCATTTACTCCAACATCGTCATGATGACAAGCCATACTCCGTTCCTGATGCCTGAAAAAATGCAATATCTGAACTTACCGAAAGAATATGAAGATACACATGTTGGAAACTATCTGCAGGCAGTCCGGTATGCCGATGAACAAGTAGGCGTCTTTATCCAGGAGCTTAAAGATCAGGGGTTATTCGACGAATCACTGATTGTCATATTCGGCGATCATTCTGGAATCCACGGGTCTCCGCTTTCTTTAGAAGACGAAGTGCTGCTGAATGATTTTCTGGGCCATCCTTACTCCCTGAAAGAACGCTATACCGTTCCGCTTGTCATGACTGGAGGCGGTTTGTTCGAAGGGACTGAAATGAAAAGGCTTGGCGGCCAAGTAGATATTATGCCGACTGTGCTGGCACTGCTCGGAATAGAATACGACCACCCATTAATGGGCCATAATTTGTTCCAGTATGAGAAGAATTTGCTTGGCATGCGCTATTATATGCCAGGCGGATCGTTTATCCAATCGGAACAACTGTATAAAGCGCCGGGAGCGAAACTTCCGGACATGCTTTACGATTTGAAAACGATGGAAAAGCGAGGAAAAAACAGTGAGACAAAAAAACATATCCGTGATGTGCAAGTGATCTTAGAGTATGGGGATAGCTTGCTTAAACCCTATATCCAAGACTGA
- a CDS encoding organic hydroperoxide resistance protein, whose product MRELFKTSVIATGGREGRVVSEDNMIDIKLETPKEMGGPGGGTNPEQLFAAGYAACFDGMLNAIAKKEKTELTSTSVKADVSFLKDEADNGFKLAAILNVSVKGVDEEKARELVEKAHEACPYSKATRGNIEVELKVD is encoded by the coding sequence ATGAGAGAATTATTCAAGACATCAGTAATAGCTACCGGAGGACGAGAAGGAAGAGTGGTTTCGGAAGATAATATGATCGATATTAAACTTGAAACACCGAAAGAAATGGGAGGTCCTGGAGGGGGAACAAATCCTGAACAGCTTTTTGCAGCTGGATACGCCGCTTGTTTCGATGGCATGTTAAACGCTATCGCCAAAAAGGAAAAAACAGAACTGACTAGCACTTCAGTCAAAGCAGACGTTAGTTTTCTAAAGGATGAAGCCGATAACGGCTTTAAACTTGCCGCTATTCTAAATGTTTCAGTAAAGGGAGTGGACGAAGAGAAGGCCAGAGAGCTGGTAGAGAAAGCTCATGAAGCATGCCCTTACTCGAAAGCGACAAGAGGAAACATCGAGGTAGAATTGAAAGTGGATTAA
- a CDS encoding histidine phosphatase family protein, whose protein sequence is MKKVIFLVRHCKAAGQDPSAGLTPEGNLQAQELARFFESQEVNRIISSPYTRAIQSIDPTVDKLGIRLEIDDRLAERVLSSGEMPDWMERLRASFHDLDLKFSGGESGLEATKRAMEVLRDASDGTVLVTHGNLLGLILKRINESYGYEEWVKLSNPDVYKVEIEEETHQVMRIWE, encoded by the coding sequence ATGAAAAAAGTGATTTTTTTAGTTCGGCATTGTAAAGCAGCCGGCCAGGATCCGAGTGCTGGATTGACTCCCGAAGGCAATCTCCAGGCTCAAGAACTCGCACGTTTTTTTGAAAGCCAAGAAGTTAACCGTATTATCTCCAGCCCGTATACACGGGCTATTCAATCTATTGATCCGACAGTGGACAAGCTTGGCATTCGTCTTGAAATTGATGACCGCCTGGCTGAACGTGTATTAAGTTCTGGGGAAATGCCTGATTGGATGGAGCGGTTAAGAGCATCTTTCCATGATTTGGATTTGAAATTTTCAGGAGGAGAATCCGGTCTTGAGGCGACTAAGAGAGCCATGGAAGTGCTGAGAGACGCTTCTGATGGCACTGTCTTAGTAACGCATGGCAATTTGCTGGGACTGATATTGAAACGAATCAATGAATCTTATGGATACGAGGAGTGGGTGAAGCTTTCGAATCCTGATGTTTACAAAGTGGAAATAGAAGAGGAAACCCATCAAGTGATGAGAATATGGGAGTAA
- a CDS encoding peptidylprolyl isomerase, whose amino-acid sequence MKKAVYIAIGAVIASAVFLAASFAPSEAVATVNGKEIERDALYGEMVQASGAETLNLMITNEIVDQEAEKAEIEVTQEDLNKEMAVYEEAYGGKEALASVLKASGLSMDDLKQEIEMYTKIKKLIGPEIEITDEQIKTFFEENKESLAQPAQVEASHILVETKEKADKVAAKLADGGDFAELAKEYSTDAATADNGGELGWFGAGKMAPEFEKAAFALDADEISEPVETEFGFHIIKVTDKKEAKKATLENSKEKIEETLFNEALNTRFASWLTEKKESYEIESKLT is encoded by the coding sequence ATGAAAAAAGCAGTGTATATAGCAATCGGAGCAGTGATTGCCTCAGCAGTGTTCTTGGCAGCAAGCTTTGCGCCGAGCGAAGCGGTAGCAACAGTAAATGGAAAAGAAATCGAGCGGGATGCACTTTATGGAGAAATGGTGCAAGCGTCAGGGGCTGAAACGCTCAATTTAATGATTACAAATGAAATCGTCGACCAAGAAGCTGAAAAAGCGGAAATCGAAGTGACGCAAGAAGATCTTAATAAAGAGATGGCAGTATATGAAGAAGCTTATGGCGGAAAAGAAGCCCTCGCATCCGTATTGAAAGCAAGCGGTCTGTCAATGGATGATTTAAAACAGGAAATAGAAATGTATACGAAAATCAAAAAGCTGATCGGTCCTGAGATTGAAATAACGGATGAACAAATCAAGACCTTTTTTGAAGAAAACAAAGAAAGCCTGGCTCAGCCTGCTCAAGTTGAAGCGAGCCATATCTTAGTGGAGACAAAAGAAAAAGCGGATAAAGTTGCGGCGAAGTTAGCGGATGGCGGAGATTTTGCTGAATTGGCTAAAGAATATTCAACGGATGCAGCTACTGCAGACAACGGCGGTGAACTTGGCTGGTTTGGCGCAGGCAAAATGGCACCTGAATTTGAAAAAGCGGCTTTTGCCCTGGATGCAGATGAAATCAGTGAGCCGGTAGAAACGGAATTCGGTTTTCATATCATTAAAGTAACGGATAAAAAAGAAGCGAAAAAAGCCACTTTAGAAAACAGCAAAGAAAAAATCGAAGAAACTTTATTCAATGAAGCCTTAAACACCAGATTTGCTTCTTGGCTGACTGAGAAAAAAGAGTCATATGAAATTGAAAGTAAATTAACTTAA
- a CDS encoding GTPase — protein sequence MVKEFEQEVSQMMDAMFENEMKKVNDMLEQDLLISLIGEVNAGKSSTVNKIIGENIASTNPMPGETISVDPYNIRGLENIKFMDTPGLNDPNDENPKKTLEFVQKSDVVLFFLNAAGTVFSESEKEKFTAIEKHNKDILIVLNKIDAAEDIPSIVQFVKNHTKNKYKVIAISSKTGENLENLKKEILFLLEKKGKDLLFAKSMKEKSSAANRWIIGSGVSAGVIGASPIPGSDVIPLTSLQVGLIIKLSKLYDKPLSKKAAKDMIVITATQTIGHTLYRQALKFIPGAGSVIGGTVASAMTLALGYGVKYAYENNIAIDYDMIGELFEKYRTREKKV from the coding sequence ATGGTGAAAGAGTTTGAACAAGAAGTTAGCCAAATGATGGATGCAATGTTTGAAAATGAAATGAAAAAAGTGAACGATATGCTCGAACAGGACTTGCTCATCTCGTTAATTGGTGAAGTGAACGCTGGAAAGTCATCGACAGTCAACAAAATCATCGGGGAAAATATCGCCAGCACAAACCCGATGCCCGGAGAGACAATCAGCGTGGATCCTTATAATATTCGCGGACTGGAAAACATCAAATTCATGGACACGCCTGGCCTCAACGACCCGAACGATGAAAATCCGAAAAAGACACTCGAATTTGTTCAGAAATCAGATGTCGTGCTCTTTTTCCTGAATGCAGCGGGAACAGTATTTTCGGAAAGCGAAAAAGAAAAGTTTACAGCGATTGAAAAACACAATAAAGATATTCTCATCGTGCTGAACAAAATCGATGCTGCCGAAGACATACCATCGATTGTCCAGTTCGTTAAAAATCATACAAAAAATAAATACAAAGTCATCGCCATTTCTTCAAAAACTGGTGAGAACCTTGAAAACTTGAAGAAGGAAATTCTTTTTTTGCTCGAAAAGAAGGGAAAAGACCTGCTCTTCGCTAAAAGCATGAAAGAGAAATCTTCTGCTGCCAACCGCTGGATTATCGGCTCCGGTGTCTCGGCAGGGGTAATTGGAGCGTCACCGATTCCAGGGTCTGATGTGATCCCTCTTACTTCTTTACAAGTGGGGCTAATTATTAAATTGTCGAAGTTATATGATAAGCCTCTTAGCAAAAAAGCGGCGAAAGACATGATTGTTATTACGGCAACACAGACAATCGGCCATACACTTTACCGCCAAGCCTTGAAATTCATCCCGGGTGCCGGTTCAGTCATAGGCGGAACAGTCGCTTCAGCAATGACACTGGCGCTTGGCTACGGCGTGAAGTACGCTTATGAAAACAATATTGCCATTGATTACGACATGATTGGCGAATTGTTTGAAAAATACCGGACGCGTGAGAAAAAAGTGTGA
- a CDS encoding DUF2512 family protein has protein sequence MKFIEVLLMKFAMVFAVLFMIFGLTYGTGVFDIFLISLVVTAVGFIGDLIVYPRTSNKVATAGDLVLDFILIWLLAALWIENPDFSIVMASIYSAVLLAAGEWFYHIYLTKRLWEHKETSHTLKQEPNRK, from the coding sequence ATGAAGTTTATTGAAGTATTACTCATGAAATTCGCGATGGTGTTCGCTGTATTATTTATGATTTTCGGACTTACCTATGGCACAGGAGTTTTTGATATTTTCCTGATCAGCCTGGTTGTTACAGCCGTTGGATTTATTGGTGATTTAATCGTCTATCCTCGTACTTCTAACAAAGTCGCGACTGCCGGTGACCTTGTTCTCGACTTTATCCTCATATGGCTTTTGGCGGCGCTGTGGATCGAGAATCCTGATTTTTCAATTGTGATGGCCTCTATTTACTCTGCCGTGCTTCTAGCTGCCGGAGAATGGTTTTACCATATTTATCTGACTAAACGCTTATGGGAGCATAAAGAGACATCCCACACACTGAAACAGGAACCGAATCGTAAATAG
- a CDS encoding sensor histidine kinase yields MRIKYFYQLIASHLSILLIAFLVLSLLFVQYVEDFAYEEKAEELESYGQKILEVLESPRPGSGLQSYVSMLEARNINFIVFDQQSRILYPSAGNFPPVVLTQEEWNVIEQGETLVVNRDVQRFEYTVTFVALPYVENGRLIGGVLLASPISGTSEMISELNKSLLTTILIALAVALLLSLLLSKLHVSRLQRMQKAVAMISEGNYAVNLPESHFDEFGDLAKDFNKMANKLQRSNEEIERLENRRRQFMADVSHEMRTPLTTIAGVIEGLRNNMIEEDQREKGIRLVSDETKRLMRLVNENLDYEKIRSNQVTLTKEEIEADELLEIIQEQLQMQAAEKGNVIEVQTEPDQVIYGDMDRLIQILTNIVKNSIQFTENGRILLKAFHEPRFMVIEVQDSGTGIDVEEIDMIWRRFYKSDLSRGSGQFGLGLSIVKQLVTLHDGDIRVESEKGKGTKFTIHLPHKAKSADEPEIV; encoded by the coding sequence ATGCGGATTAAATATTTCTATCAGCTTATTGCCAGCCATTTGAGCATCCTGCTCATCGCTTTTTTGGTTTTGAGTTTATTGTTTGTCCAATATGTAGAAGACTTTGCTTATGAGGAAAAAGCGGAAGAGCTTGAAAGTTACGGCCAAAAAATTCTCGAAGTGCTAGAAAGTCCGCGGCCAGGTTCAGGGCTGCAGTCCTATGTATCGATGTTAGAGGCGAGAAACATCAATTTCATTGTCTTTGACCAGCAAAGCCGGATTCTTTATCCATCTGCCGGTAATTTTCCGCCGGTCGTACTGACACAGGAAGAGTGGAATGTCATTGAACAAGGAGAAACCTTGGTCGTCAACCGTGATGTCCAGCGTTTTGAATATACCGTTACATTTGTGGCATTGCCTTATGTAGAAAATGGCCGGTTGATCGGAGGCGTGCTTTTGGCCTCGCCCATCAGCGGGACAAGTGAAATGATTTCAGAACTCAATAAATCACTCTTGACCACCATACTGATTGCACTGGCCGTAGCATTGCTGCTGAGCTTATTGCTGTCGAAACTGCATGTTAGCCGGCTTCAGCGCATGCAAAAAGCCGTGGCAATGATTAGTGAAGGCAATTATGCAGTCAACTTGCCGGAATCTCATTTTGATGAATTTGGTGACTTGGCAAAAGATTTCAACAAAATGGCAAATAAACTGCAGCGGTCCAATGAAGAAATAGAGCGGCTGGAAAATAGAAGGCGCCAATTCATGGCAGACGTTTCCCACGAAATGCGCACGCCATTGACAACGATTGCCGGAGTGATCGAAGGCCTGCGCAATAATATGATTGAGGAAGACCAGCGGGAAAAAGGAATCCGATTGGTGAGTGATGAAACAAAGCGCCTGATGCGGCTGGTTAATGAAAATTTGGATTACGAAAAGATCCGCTCGAACCAAGTGACGCTGACGAAAGAAGAAATTGAAGCAGATGAACTTTTGGAAATCATCCAGGAACAATTGCAAATGCAGGCAGCTGAGAAAGGAAATGTTATTGAAGTGCAAACAGAGCCTGACCAAGTGATTTATGGAGATATGGATCGCTTGATTCAGATACTGACGAATATCGTGAAAAATAGCATCCAGTTTACAGAGAATGGCCGGATTTTATTGAAGGCATTCCATGAACCGCGATTTATGGTCATCGAAGTGCAAGACAGCGGTACTGGTATTGATGTGGAAGAAATCGATATGATTTGGCGGCGCTTTTACAAATCGGATTTGTCGAGGGGGAGCGGCCAATTTGGCCTTGGGCTATCGATTGTGAAACAGTTGGTCACGCTGCACGACGGCGACATCCGGGTGGAAAGTGAAAAAGGCAAAGGCACGAAGTTTACCATTCACTTGCCGCATAAAGCAAAATCTGCAGATGAACCAGAAATAGTGTGA
- a CDS encoding manganese catalase family protein has product MFFHRSELQYHAKPESPDPVFAKQVQELIGGQFGEMTVAMQYLFQGWSTRGNEKYRDLLMDTGTQELGHIELLATLVARLLEGAPVYEQEKAAADPIVGAIMGGMNPQHAIVHGLGASPKDSNGVPWNAGYIVASGNLLADFRANVNAESQGRLQVARLYSMTDDRGVKDLFSFLLARDTMHQNQWLAAIKDMEAKEGPIVPATLPPEWEATEFSHILYTNTETSTASQLPWVSQPAPDGHPITVQKPEPLSERPILKPAPPEAHNTLPEEELK; this is encoded by the coding sequence ATGTTTTTCCACAGAAGCGAACTTCAATACCATGCTAAACCGGAGTCTCCGGATCCGGTATTCGCCAAGCAAGTACAGGAATTGATCGGCGGACAATTTGGTGAAATGACAGTAGCGATGCAATACTTATTCCAAGGGTGGAGCACAAGAGGAAACGAGAAATACAGAGATTTGCTGATGGATACCGGCACGCAGGAGCTCGGCCATATTGAGCTATTGGCGACTTTAGTTGCACGTCTGCTTGAAGGAGCGCCAGTCTACGAGCAGGAAAAAGCAGCAGCGGATCCGATTGTCGGCGCCATCATGGGCGGCATGAACCCGCAGCATGCGATTGTGCATGGACTCGGGGCTTCACCGAAAGACAGCAATGGAGTTCCGTGGAACGCTGGATATATTGTAGCAAGCGGAAACTTATTGGCTGACTTCCGGGCTAACGTCAACGCTGAATCACAGGGGCGCCTGCAAGTAGCGCGTTTGTACAGCATGACGGATGACCGCGGCGTAAAAGATCTATTCTCTTTCCTATTAGCGCGAGATACAATGCACCAGAACCAGTGGCTTGCGGCCATCAAGGACATGGAAGCCAAAGAAGGCCCAATTGTACCGGCAACGCTGCCGCCTGAATGGGAAGCAACGGAATTCTCACATATTCTTTACACAAATACTGAAACCAGCACCGCTTCACAATTGCCATGGGTAAGCCAGCCGGCTCCGGATGGCCACCCGATTACAGTTCAAAAGCCTGAACCATTAAGTGAAAGACCTATCTTAAAACCAGCTCCACCGGAAGCGCATAACACGCTACCGGAAGAAGAGTTAAAATAA
- a CDS encoding YqjF family protein produces the protein MEKKPWAMTQEWHDVVFLHWPVKEVWVRAHLPADLKLDLYDGFAWIGVVLFEAKGTRLRFTPPTPGVQSYLELNVRTYVNYKGRPGVYFFSLDADSILAVKTANTGGFLPYRHARMEMDKQNGKYAFTSRRTHKNSFPESLRLTYEITSGPIQRTYLEHWLTERYCLWTRPANRLIRVDIEHSPWKLQYIKGEIYKNSMASFLPENLHLSRPIAHYGGNQRVLFFPPVPED, from the coding sequence ATGGAAAAAAAGCCTTGGGCAATGACACAAGAATGGCATGATGTGGTTTTTTTACACTGGCCGGTAAAAGAAGTGTGGGTGCGAGCGCACCTTCCTGCTGACCTAAAACTTGATTTGTATGACGGTTTTGCCTGGATTGGCGTCGTTTTATTTGAAGCAAAAGGAACTCGCCTGCGATTTACTCCGCCTACTCCAGGAGTCCAATCTTATCTGGAGCTGAATGTAAGGACGTATGTAAATTATAAGGGGCGTCCAGGAGTTTACTTTTTTTCATTGGATGCAGACAGCATACTAGCTGTGAAAACAGCGAATACAGGAGGATTTCTGCCTTACCGCCATGCTCGGATGGAAATGGACAAGCAAAACGGAAAATATGCTTTCACGAGCAGAAGAACCCATAAAAATTCATTTCCCGAATCATTAAGGTTAACTTATGAAATAACATCCGGTCCCATTCAGCGGACTTACCTGGAGCATTGGCTGACGGAACGTTATTGTTTATGGACAAGACCGGCGAATCGCTTAATTCGAGTGGATATTGAACATTCGCCTTGGAAGCTTCAGTACATCAAAGGGGAAATTTATAAAAACTCAATGGCCAGTTTCTTGCCGGAAAATTTGCATCTTAGTCGTCCTATCGCTCATTACGGAGGAAACCAGAGGGTACTTTTTTTCCCTCCGGTGCCTGAAGATTAA
- a CDS encoding S1C family serine protease → MGYYKSSEPKKKRSGYFASSFTGLIAGAVLVGVVIPEFADMEASAENQPRTVETASGVQSLSDIVTTDVTEIVEATSAAVVGITNMKTAQQNPFVPAANSEAKEAGTGSGVIYKKDNGSAYIVTNNHVVEGAEKVKVTLADETELDAEVLGTDVWTDLAVLKVDGDSISTVAEFGDSSVLKAGEPVIAIGNPLGLQFSGSVTTGVISGTERLVPIDINGDGTEDWQAEVLQTDAAINPGNSGGALINSQGQVIGINSMKIAQDAVEGIGLAIPINTAVPIIEDLEKEGEVERPAIGISIMDLAGIPKQYWNTELSLPANVTEGVVVSEVAPGSGADKAGIQAYDVIVEMDGEPVNSVLELRQHLYNETKIGETLNVKVYRGGELVEAEIELTESL, encoded by the coding sequence ATGGGATATTATAAATCAAGCGAACCAAAGAAAAAACGTTCAGGCTATTTTGCATCAAGTTTTACGGGATTGATTGCTGGGGCAGTGCTGGTTGGAGTAGTAATTCCTGAATTTGCGGATATGGAGGCATCAGCTGAAAATCAGCCGAGAACCGTAGAAACGGCCAGCGGAGTGCAAAGTCTTTCCGATATCGTCACAACGGATGTCACAGAAATTGTAGAAGCCACTTCAGCAGCGGTAGTAGGGATAACCAATATGAAAACAGCACAGCAGAATCCATTCGTGCCAGCCGCTAATTCAGAAGCAAAAGAAGCGGGCACAGGGTCTGGAGTAATTTATAAAAAAGATAATGGGTCTGCGTATATTGTCACCAATAATCATGTAGTAGAAGGCGCAGAGAAAGTGAAAGTGACATTAGCGGATGAAACTGAACTGGACGCAGAAGTTCTAGGGACCGATGTCTGGACAGATCTGGCAGTATTGAAAGTTGACGGTGACAGCATTTCAACAGTTGCTGAATTTGGAGACTCTTCTGTGCTGAAAGCGGGAGAGCCGGTTATTGCAATCGGTAATCCGCTGGGCCTTCAATTCTCGGGATCGGTAACAACGGGCGTCATTTCCGGAACTGAACGTTTGGTGCCTATTGATATCAATGGTGATGGAACTGAAGACTGGCAGGCTGAAGTTCTTCAAACAGACGCAGCAATCAACCCAGGGAATAGTGGTGGTGCGCTGATCAACAGCCAAGGCCAAGTAATCGGGATTAACTCGATGAAAATAGCCCAGGACGCTGTGGAGGGAATCGGTCTTGCGATTCCGATCAATACTGCTGTTCCAATCATCGAAGACCTGGAAAAAGAAGGCGAAGTTGAACGTCCGGCTATTGGTATCAGCATTATGGATTTGGCAGGTATCCCGAAGCAATACTGGAACACCGAACTGTCTTTGCCGGCTAATGTAACAGAAGGCGTTGTAGTAAGTGAAGTAGCTCCAGGTTCGGGTGCTGACAAAGCGGGAATTCAAGCATACGATGTAATCGTCGAAATGGATGGAGAGCCGGTAAACTCGGTATTGGAACTTCGCCAGCATCTTTATAATGAAACTAAGATCGGTGAAACCTTGAATGTGAAAGTTTACCGTGGTGGAGAATTGGTGGAAGCTGAGATTGAATTAACAGAAAGCCTATAA
- a CDS encoding type 1 glutamine amidotransferase domain-containing protein: MAKVMAVLSSGYADEENNYVTGWWAEELFAPVLALQEEGHTVGLASPKGGKPVVDPLSLSEDYDPEGKYKKLYESGIADKTTPIVDVKASDYDAIFIVGGHGAMFDLAHNEDLHAIINIVYGLGGIVAAVCHGPAPLVYTKLPNGRGILEGLNVTGYPNSMEPKEVRGLLPFSLEDELRKIANYKAETNEKEYVVWGSDQILTGRDPQSSPQFGKELAKKLTSIEKKEEEKFFD; the protein is encoded by the coding sequence ATGGCAAAAGTGATGGCAGTTTTATCAAGTGGATATGCAGATGAAGAAAACAATTATGTAACAGGCTGGTGGGCTGAAGAATTATTCGCACCTGTTCTTGCCTTGCAGGAGGAAGGGCATACAGTTGGCCTTGCTTCGCCTAAAGGCGGCAAACCTGTTGTAGATCCATTAAGCCTCAGTGAAGATTATGATCCCGAAGGCAAATATAAAAAACTTTACGAATCCGGCATTGCCGATAAAACCACGCCTATTGTAGACGTTAAAGCAAGTGATTATGATGCCATTTTCATCGTCGGCGGGCATGGTGCCATGTTTGATTTGGCCCATAATGAAGATTTGCACGCTATCATCAATATTGTTTACGGACTTGGCGGCATTGTAGCAGCGGTCTGCCATGGACCTGCTCCTCTGGTCTACACGAAACTTCCAAATGGGCGCGGCATTCTGGAAGGATTGAATGTCACGGGATATCCGAACAGCATGGAACCGAAAGAAGTCCGCGGCTTGCTTCCATTCAGTCTGGAAGATGAGCTGCGTAAAATTGCTAATTACAAAGCTGAAACCAACGAAAAGGAGTACGTCGTATGGGGAAGTGACCAAATTTTGACCGGCCGGGATCCACAATCCTCCCCTCAATTTGGCAAGGAATTGGCGAAAAAGCTGACAAGCATTGAGAAGAAAGAGGAAGAGAAGTTTTTTGATTAA
- a CDS encoding response regulator transcription factor: MKILVVEDNPSVSSMLELFFSKEGITGEFAADGLEGYQKYQQGNYDLLILDWMLPGMDGIALCRKIREEGNLVPIIMLTAKDSESDQVIGFEMGADDYVTKPFSPLTLMARIKAVMRRSQKTEPVSDTIQTKHFLVNKETRDVQKDGEQVQSLTPKEFDLLVFFLQHPKQVFSREQLLEQVWGYQFYGDERTVDVHIKRLRKKISGGDTLFHTVWGVGYKFEEHAD; encoded by the coding sequence ATGAAAATTTTGGTGGTGGAAGACAACCCGAGTGTAAGTTCGATGCTGGAATTATTTTTCTCGAAAGAAGGAATAACGGGAGAGTTTGCAGCAGATGGACTTGAAGGATATCAAAAATATCAGCAGGGAAATTACGATTTGCTGATTCTGGACTGGATGCTGCCAGGGATGGACGGCATTGCACTTTGCCGGAAAATACGGGAAGAAGGAAATCTTGTTCCCATTATCATGCTGACAGCCAAAGACAGCGAATCGGATCAGGTAATCGGGTTTGAAATGGGGGCGGATGATTATGTGACGAAACCGTTCAGCCCGTTGACTTTAATGGCACGCATCAAAGCGGTCATGCGGAGATCCCAAAAAACGGAGCCGGTATCGGATACGATTCAAACAAAGCATTTCCTGGTCAATAAAGAGACAAGAGATGTACAGAAAGACGGAGAACAGGTTCAAAGTCTGACGCCAAAGGAATTTGATCTGCTTGTGTTTTTCCTGCAGCATCCAAAGCAGGTTTTCAGCCGGGAACAGTTGCTTGAGCAAGTGTGGGGCTATCAATTTTACGGGGATGAACGGACAGTCGATGTCCATATCAAGCGGCTCCGCAAGAAAATATCCGGCGGTGACACATTGTTCCATACCGTTTGGGGAGTAGGGTATAAATTTGAAGAACATGCGGATTAA